A genomic window from Chitinivibrio alkaliphilus ACht1 includes:
- a CDS encoding MBL fold metallo-hydrolase, producing the protein MKFKIHRGTKEIGGSCVEVWTESARIIVDFGMPLVNPDQTQFDAKVVKGSSVDELIAKGILPDIEGLYDVSGSAALVLSHAHQDHFGLINYVNENHQIYLGRATLKLIEITNIFTNQDWAIKNARHFESGKSFFIGDIEITPYLMDHSAFDAYAFLIKADGKSLFYSGDFRIHGRKTKAFGWFSYNTEQNIDYLLLEGTTIGRVNKPFPTESDIEEEFVNVFKTSKGINLIYTSGQNIDRLVSIYRACKRTGKTLAVDFYIANILKELSEFATIPYPSKKFPEIKVFFPYRLSRMISSKGNEKLLYRFKNYKITKEQIGAQFDKTVMIVRPSMLKDLEYIKGLKDGTFIYSMWDGYKKEKTTKEFIDFLIGKGMTEKVIHTSGHADRDALKRMVEVLNPKTLVPIHTFEGDEYKKIFTSTKVVRINDNEEVTIG; encoded by the coding sequence CCAGACCAAACGCAGTTTGACGCAAAGGTTGTTAAGGGTTCATCAGTAGACGAATTGATCGCAAAGGGGATTCTTCCCGATATAGAAGGGCTTTATGATGTGTCAGGAAGCGCCGCTTTAGTTTTATCTCATGCGCATCAAGACCATTTTGGACTTATCAATTATGTAAACGAGAATCACCAAATATATCTTGGCAGGGCCACTTTAAAACTGATTGAGATTACCAATATATTTACAAATCAGGATTGGGCGATCAAAAACGCACGACATTTTGAATCAGGGAAATCATTTTTTATTGGTGATATTGAAATTACGCCATATTTGATGGACCACTCTGCATTTGATGCTTATGCATTTCTAATCAAAGCTGATGGAAAGTCTCTTTTTTACAGTGGTGATTTCAGAATACACGGCAGAAAAACCAAAGCATTTGGTTGGTTTAGCTACAATACCGAGCAAAATATTGATTATCTGCTTCTTGAAGGAACAACTATCGGTCGAGTGAATAAACCGTTCCCGACCGAAAGTGATATAGAAGAGGAATTTGTAAATGTTTTTAAAACGAGCAAAGGAATCAATTTAATTTATACATCAGGTCAAAACATTGACCGGCTCGTATCAATTTATAGAGCTTGCAAAAGAACGGGAAAGACTCTTGCTGTTGATTTTTATATTGCAAACATTCTTAAAGAGTTGTCAGAATTTGCTACAATTCCATATCCATCTAAAAAATTTCCCGAAATAAAAGTGTTTTTCCCATATCGTCTTTCCCGAATGATTAGCAGCAAAGGGAATGAAAAATTATTATACCGTTTCAAGAACTATAAAATCACGAAAGAACAAATCGGAGCGCAGTTTGATAAAACGGTAATGATTGTGCGACCAAGTATGTTGAAAGATCTGGAATATATAAAAGGATTAAAAGACGGCACATTTATCTATTCGATGTGGGATGGGTATAAAAAAGAAAAAACAACTAAAGAATTCATTGATTTTCTTATTGGAAAAGGAATGACTGAAAAAGTGATTCACACAAGTGGACATGCTGATCGAGATGCATTGAAAAGAATGGTTGAGGTTTTGAATCCGAAGACTCTTGTTCCAATCCATACATTTGAAGGAGATGAATATAAAAAGATATTCACAAGCACAAAAGTGGTGCGGATAAACGATAATGAGGAAGTAACAATTGG